The segment ACGCCCCTGGACCGCAGCAGCTCGAATTCGCCGTCGAAGGTGCGGGCCTCCCCCACCACCACACGCGGGATTTTGAACTGGATGATGGTGCCCGTGCACATGGCACACGGCGCGAGGGTCGTATAGAGGGTTGTGTCCCGGTAGCTCTTCTGCCGGCCCGCTGCGCGGAGAGCCGACATTTCTCCGTGCGCGATGGGATCGCCGTTTTGGACGCGTTCGTTGTGCCCGCTCGCGATCACCACGCCACCACGCGCGAGTGCTGCGCCGATGGGAATGCCGCCTTCGCGAAGGCCCTTTTGGGCTGCCTGGTACGCGGCTTCGAAGGCGGGGTCTTGGGAGGTTGGGGCGTCTGACGGGGTCATTCGGAGCCTGCTTTCCGGGTAGTGGGGATCTTCCGCTACTTGTTCTATAACTTATATAATAAAGACGGAGGTGTGAGGGATGATCCTCAACATAGACCTAGCCAGCGACGTGCCGATCTACCAGCAGCTGCGGGACCAGATCGTGGAGGCGATCGCCGACGGCGTGCTGGCCGAGGGCAGCTCGTTGCCGGCCACCAGGACGCTCGCCGCGGACTTCGGGATCAATTTCCACACCGTGAACAAAGCCTATGACCTGTTGCGCCAGCAAGGCCTGATCCAGCTCAACCGAAAGACCGGCGCGGTGGTGACCCCGATGGTCGCGGACCCGCCGTTCGGCGCGGAATGGGCCGGGAGGGCACGGACCCTGCTGGCCGAAGCCGTCGCGAGGGGACTATCGGCCGACGAAGTTCTCAAGTCCTGCCGGTCGATACTCGATTCATTTGGAACCACGCAGCCAGAGGAAACACCATGACCGTTGCCATTGTCCTGAGCTCCGCGTTGGCGGCACTGGTGCTCGCCATCGCGCTGGTCCTGCCCGCGATCAACAGCCCGACGGTTCCCTTCGGGGTCCGCGTACCGGCCCAGCGTGCCGACGACCCGACCGTTGTCAGGCAGACCCGCATCTATCGTTGGAGGGTTCTCCTGAGCGGGATCGTCGCCATCGGGGTCTGCCTTGCCATTTACGGAATGACAGGCGAAACGTTGCTACTGCCGCTCTCGGTGCTGGTGCTCGTCGGCTTCTGGTACGGCTGCTTCTTCCTGGCCAACCACGAAATCCGGGCCGCCAAGGCCGCCGGAGGTTGGTATGAGGGCGTGCACCAAGTCATCGCGGTGGACACCGAATTGCGGACCGATCCACCGCGTTTTCCCTGGCTCTGGCTGGCGCCGGCGTTGATCATCACTATCGCCACTGTTGTGATCGGCGTGATCAGCTACCCGTCCATGCCCGATGTGCTCGCGGTGCACTACGGTGCGAAAGGCATGCCCAACCGATTGGCCGCCAAATCGATCGGCACCGCCTTTTCGCTGGTATTCGTGCAAATCGGCGTGACCGCACTGCTCGTGGGTATCGCGGCGGCGATCCTCTTCCGCAGCCGGCCCGACATCGACCCGGCGCACCCGGCAGGCTCCGCGCACTGGCACCGCCGCTATATGTTGCTGGGTGCCAAAGCACTCCTCGGATTGCTCGCGATGATCGACCTGGCGATGCTGGGATCATCGTTGCTGATGTGGACGGGAACGGTCACGCCGTGGGCGCCGCTCGTGGTCGCGCTCCCGATCCTGGCCGCCGTCGCGGTAGCAGTCGTTGTCTTCGCCAGGAACAACCGCGCACGGGACGAGGGCGAGGAGGACACCGGACTGACCCACCGGGAGGACGACCAATACTGGCGGAGCGGCTTGTTCTACGTCAACCGCGAAGACCACGCGCTGATGGTTCCGCGCCGCTTCGGTCTGGGATGGACCCTCAACTTCGGCAATCCAAGGGCAGCGATGCTCCTGGCCGGCGTGGTCGCGCTGATCGGCCTGGTGATCACTCTCCGTCTCGGCGGCTGAGTCCCTCTGCCAGGCTGCCTTACTGTCGGAGCGCACTGATAGCTTGGCTTCATCAGCTCAACGGTCTGGGGGCACGGTGTTTTTTCTCGATTCAGTAGATGCAAGGCAACCGCAGGATTTGGTGTTTTCCGCCAGCGACCTCGTGACGGCCTCCACGTGCGAGTACCAGTTGCTGCGCAAGTTGGACGAGAAGCTGGGCCGCTCGCAGAAGCCGGCCTTCGACGTCGACGAAATGCTGGAACGGACCGCCGCGCTGGGCGACGTTCACGAGCACGGGGTGCTGGACCGTTTCGTGGCCGAGTTCGGCACCTGGGATCCGCTGGCGCGCACTGGCGTGTTCGACGTCGTTCCCGCCAAAGCGATGGACCGCGCCACCCTGCAAGCCAAGCATGCGGAATCCATCGAGGCGTTGCGATCCGGCGCGGATGTGGTCTTCCAGGCGGCATTCTTCGACGGTCAGTTTCACGGACGGTCCGATTTCCTCGTCAAACAGCCGGACGGCAGCTACGCGGTCTACGACACCAAGCTCGCCCGCCACGCCAAGGTCACTGCGCTGTTGCAACTGGCTGCCTACGGCGAACAGCTGCTCAAGGCGGGAATCACTCCGGCCCCGGATCTGACCCTTGTCCTCGGGGCTACCATCCAGCGGGACCTTGCTGGATCGGACGGCCGTGGCGGCTTCGACTATGTGCACAGCGACCACCGGCTCGCCGATGTCCTGCCGGTGTTCCGTGAACGCCGGGACCGATTCCTCGCATTGACGGACGCGCACCGATCGCGCTTGGAGGCTATCCAATGGGGCGCGCCCGGAGTCACGGCGTGCGGTCGCTGCGACTACTGCAAAGAACAAGTGCGCCTCCACCGGGATCTGCTGATGGTGGCGGGGATGAGAATCAGCCGGCGCAAGAAGCTCATGGAAAACGGTATCTTCACCATCGACGCCCTTGCTGAGATGCCCGACGCCGCGGATTCCGCCACACGTCGTCTGCAGGAACAAGCCCGACTGCAAACCGGAACAGCCACACCCGATGGCACAGTCAATTACACCGACAAGACGGGCACAGCGAAGAGCATCAGCTATTCCGTTCTGGAGTCCAACTCCCTGGCCCGGCTCCCCCGGCCCGACGCGGGAGACATCTTCTTTGACTTCGAAGGAGACCCCCTGTGGCAAGACCCCGTAACCGGCCGCTGGGGACTGGAGTACTTGTTCGGGGTTATCGAAAATCCGACCGAGCCGGGCGAATCTCCGGTGTTCAAACCGTTCTGGGCACATTCCCGGGCTCAGGAACGGCAGGCGTTCGTCGAGTTCCTCGAGTACGTGGAAGAACGCCGCATGAAGTATCCGGATATGCGGATCTACCACTACGCTGCCTACGAGAAAACCGCGCTGCGGAACCTGTCGGTCATCCACACTGTGGGCGAAGCCGCCGTGGACAACCTCCTCCGCGAAGGCGTGCTGGTGGACCTCTACGACACCGTGCGGCACAGCATCCGCATCTCTGAGGACTCGTACAGCATCAAGAAACTCGAGCCCCTGTATATGGGCAAGCATTTGCGTTCGGGCGAAGTGACCGACGCCGGAGCCTCCGTGGTTGCCTACGCCAACTACTGCACGGCCCGGGACGCGAACCGCGAGGATGAAGCGGCAACGATCCTGGCGGGTATTTCCGACTACAACGAATACGACTGCCTCTCCACTCTCGAACTGCGGAATTGGCTGCTGGGCCTGGCAGCGGAACGCTCCATTGAACCCGGTTTTCCGGTTCCTTCGGGACCCGAGCTACCCGCGGAGACTGAGCCGGACAAGTACGAGGCCGCGCCGGAGGAAACAGCCCTCCTCGACTACCTTGCGGACTTGCCGGACGATTCCCTCCGCTCCGACGACAACCGGGCGGTGGCCATGGTGGCGGCCGCGGTCGGCTTTCACCGGCGTGAGGACAAGCAATTCTGGTGGGGACACTTCGACCGCCTGGACCGGCCCGTCTCCGAATGGGAAGACACGAGGGACTGCTTCATCGTGGAAGGCGGCGAAGTGGTGCGTGACTGGGGCATACTGCCTGGAAAGCGGAACCCCTCAAGGGATGTGCTGTTCTTCGGCCGCGCAGCCGAAGGATCAGGCTTCGGATCCGGTAAGACGTACTTCCGGATGTACGGTCCACCCGTGCCGGAGGCGTTCGACGGCAAGGCATTTAGTGCCCAGGGCAGGTCAGGAGCAGGGGGAACCGAAATCCTGGAGGTCGGCGGTTACGGCCCTGCTGACGGAGCCGGAGAGGACCAAGCTGCCAAGGAAGCCGGCGATACAGTTCTGGTCCGGGAGATCCTGCCCAGCAAAACGTCCCCTTTCCAGCAGCTGCCCATGGCACTCACGCCGGATGCTCCCGTCAACACAAAAGGTCAGCGCGCGGCCCTCTCGGAACTGGCCATCGAGGTACGCTCCAGTCTGCCGTCATGGCCGAAGGACCCGGCTTTGGACCTGCTGCGTCGCATCCCGCCCCGGCTGAAAAGCCTTGGGGCCCTGCCCGTGGTCGAGCCCGGAGACGATGGGTATGTCAATGCCGTGACAGCCGCTGTCAACAACCTCGACCATTCCTACGTCGCAGTCCAAGGCCCTCCCGGCACGGGGAAGACCTATGTCGGCTCACGCGTCGTGGCCCGATTGGTGGCGAAAGGTTGGAAGGTCGGGGTAGTGGGCCAATCGAACGCCATGATTGAGAACATGCTTTGCACGGCAATTGAGGCCGGGGTGAATCCCGACGTTGTCGCCAAGGATATGAAGCACGATGGCGACGTGCCGTGGAGCCGGCGCAAGGACAAGGACGTCGCCCGCCTCCTCGCCGCACCAGGCGGTTGCCTCATCGGCGGCACTGCCTGGGTTATGACGGGAAGCTCCGTGCCCGCCGGATCCCTGGACTTGCTCGTCATCGACGAAGCCGGTCAGTTCTCCCTCGCCAACACCCTCGCCGTGAGCCGGGCAACAAAGAGACTCCTGCTCCTCGGCGACCCCCAGCAACTTCCCCAAGTCACCCAAGGCAAGCACCCCGAACCGGTCGATGAGTCTGCACTCGGCTGGCTGGCCCACGGTCTGCACACGCTGCCCGCGGAGCTCGGCTACTTCCTGGCGACGTCGTGGCGCATGCACCCGGATTTGTGCGCTGCGGTGTCTGAACTGTCTTACGATGGTCGGCTGCATTCGGCACCGGCTGCCTCCGGGCGGCGGCTCTCCGGAGTTCGGGCCGGCGTCGAGTGCGTTTACGTCCCGCACAGCGGAAATTCCACCCAGTCTCCGGAAGAAGCTGCGGAGGTAGTCCGCCAAGTCAGGGCACACCTTGGCCCGGCTTGGCTGGACCCTCGCGAATCACCCGAGGAGCGGCCGCTGCTTGAAAAGGACATCCTCGTAGTGGCTGCCTATAACGCCCAGGTGCAGCTCATCCAGCACGAACTGAGAGCGGCTGGACTTCGCGGCGTGCGGGTGGGGACCGTGGACAAGTTCCAGGGCCAGGAAGCTCCCGTGGTGATCGTCTCCATGGCTGCGTCCGCTGCCGCCGAGGTACCGCGCGGCATGGAGTTCCTGCTCTCGCGCAACCGAATCAATGTGGCGGTGTCGCGCGGTCAGTGGCGCGCCGTCGTCGTACGCTCACCGGAGCTGACCAACTACCTGCCCACCCAACCGGAAGGGCTGGAGCACCTGGGCGGTTTTGTGGGACTGTGCCAGCGTGGCAACCCAACTGACTCGCATTAGTTGTCGTTATGCGGCTCCAAAACGACAACAACTGCGAGCTAGTTGGGCAACCCCAGCGCTTCATCCAGTACGGCACCGAAGTTCGCTGCGTCGTGGGCGAAGCGGCCTAGGAAAAGTCCGGACACACCCCGCAGTTCAGGCAGGAGCCCCGGCTTGGCCGAGCCACCGTAAATGATCGGCAGCCCGGCGAGGCCATGTTCGGCGAGCAAGTCCCGGAGACGGGCGACGACGTCGGACACGTAAGCCGCGCCGGCTGGCTCGGTAGCACCGATGGCCCAAACCGGTTCGTACGCGATAACCAAACGAGCCGCCGTCGCCCAGTCGTCCCGGACGGCGACAGAGATCTGCCGGAACACGAACGACGCCGACACCGCCGGATCGGCAACGGCCTCCTCGCCGACACACAACAGCGGGGTCAACCCTGCATCCAACGCGGCCCGGACCTTCAATGCGACCACGGCGTCGTCCTCGGCGAAGTGCCGGCGTCGTTCCGCGTGTCCGATCTCCACGAGCCGCACACCCAACTCGGCCAGCAGGGACGGTGACACTTCACCCGTCCACGGACCCTCAGCCCAGCCACAGTTCTGCGCGCCCAGGAGAAGCGAAGAACCTTCCAGAATCCGGACCGCGTCGGGCAATATGGGGAACGACGGGATCACAAACGGGACCACCCGCCCGGCCACAAGGGCCGGACGGGCGTCCACTTCACTTCGCAGTTGCTCCAGCCAAGACAGGCTGTGGCGGTAGCCCATGTACATCTTGGTGCTGACCCCGATGTACAACGGGCTACTTGCCCAGGAGATCGTCGGCCTTGTTCCTGAATGCCCGGGTGCCATACATCATGGCGGCCGCCAGGAAGGGCAGAATTCCGAGCGCGTAAACCCCGGCCGATCCGGTGGGGTCTGCCGTGGCGCTGTTGACCGCGGTCCGCAGGATCGGAGCCACGAAACCGCCCAGGTTGCCCAGCGAGTTGATCAGGCCGATGCCGGCCGCGGCTGCGGACCCGGCAAGGAATGCCGTGGGGTAGGCCCAGACGACCGGCCCGACGGCGAGGAAGCTGCATACCGCGAGGGTGATGAAGACCATCCCCAGCACCGGTTGGTGGTTGGTCCCGGCCCAAGCCGAACCCAGGATGCACAGACCTGTCGATACGAACAGCACCGTGCCGAACATGCGGCGCTTGGCGACGGTGTTGGCTGCCCGACCGATCAGGTAGCAGGCGAAGATACCGAAGAACCACGGAACCGCGATCAGCAGGCCGACAGCGAGCCCCACCTTTTGGCCCGTCAGCGAAGAAACCTGCTGCGGGAGGAAGAAGGTGACGCCGTAAACGGCGATCTGCAGGCAGAAATAGATGAGGGTGAAGTACCAGACGCGACCGTTGCGCATCGCCGCAAACACGCCCCGCGGCCCGGTTTCATCCTTGACAGTGTCCTCCTGAGTCATGATCTCCTTGAGCGCGAACTTCTCGTCGACGTTAAGGAACTTGGCCTTCTCCGGGCCGTTGATCAGGAAGAAGAACGCCGCAATGCCGGCGAGCACGGCCAGGATGCCCTCGGTGAAGAACATGACCTGCCAGCCGCGGACGCCCGGAAGCTGGTCGCCGATATTGATGAGCCAGCCCGAGAGGGGGTTGCCGATCATCTGGGAGAACGGCTGGGCGAGGTAGAAGACCGCGAACATCTGCACGCGCACCTTGTTCGGGAACCACTCGGCCAGGTACATGATGACGCCAGGGAACAGGCCCGCCTCGGTCACGCCGAGCAGGAACCGCAGGATCACGAAGGACGTCTCACCCTGCACGAACGCAAAGCAGGCCGAGACGATGCCCCAGGTGATGGCAATACGGGCAAGCCAGATCTTCGCACCGACCTTCTTGAGCAGCAGGTTGCTGGGGATTTCAAAGATCGCGTAACCGATGAAGAAAATACCGGCACCGAGCGCGAACGCCCCGGCCGAGACGCCTTTGTCAGCGCCGAGCGCAGCTTCGGCGAAACCGACGTTGGTGCGGTCGAGGAAGGAGACCACATAGAGGATGACCAGCATCGGCATGAGCCGGGTGGCAGCCTTGCGGATCGCCGATTTCAGGACCGGCGAATCCAGCATCTCCTTCGTGGATGAAGTGGCAAGGGACATCGAAACTCCTCGTTGAGTAATGACAGTTGAGTAATCAGTGTTGGGTAGTCAGGTTTCAGGCATTCCGGATTAGTGCATGTACAAGCCGCCGTCGACATTCAGCGTCTGGCCCGAGATGTAGCCGGAGTCTTCGCTGATGAGGAAGGCGATGGCGGCGGCGATATCCCGGGTGGAGCCCACGCGGTTCACCACGAGGTCCTTGGTGAGTTCGTCCTTGCGTTCCTCGCTGAGGGTGCCGCCCATGATGTCGGTGTCGATCGGGCCGGGAGATATGGCGTTGACGGTGATGTCGTACTCGCCCAGTTCGCGGGCGGTGGCGCGGGTCAGCCCGATGACGCCGGCCTTGGCCACCGAGTACGGGGTCTTCGAGAACGTCCCGCCGCCGCGCTGCGCGGAAACCGAGGAGATGTTCACGATGCGTCCGATGCGGTTCTTGACCATTGACTCGGCCACGCGGCGGGTGGCGTAGTGGACGCCGTTGAGGTTGATGCTCAGGACACGGTTCCACTCGGCCGGCTCGAGTTCCAGGTACGGAATCGGTGAACTGACGCCGGCAACGTTGGCCAGGGCTACGATCTGCGGCAACTCGGCCTCGAGCGTGTCGATCGCCGAGCGCACGGATGCTTCATCGGCCACGTTGGCGCCCACGCCATAGGCCTGCACGCCATATTCGGCGGCGATTTCCTTGGCGGTGCTCTTGCAGAGGGCGTCGTCGAGGTCGATGATGCCGATGTTCCAGCCCTGCGCTGCAAGGTAGTTGACGGTTGCCCGGCCGATGCCGCGCTCGGAGACGGCGCCGGTGACGATCGCGGTGCGTTCTGCGGGGAAGGTGTTCATGGGTATTCTCCTGTGAATGTCGGGACTAGTTGATGGGTGCCGGGCCGAGCTCGTCGAGGAGCTTCTGCATGGCCACGTAGGCCTTGTTCCGGTAAGCGATGAGTTCGGGCGTGCGTTCCGCAGGGACGTTGAGGAAGCCTGCCCCGGTCTTGGTCCCGAGCTTCCCCGCCTCCACGAGGTCGCTCAGGATCTTCGGGGTGGCGAAGCGTTCCGGGAATCCGGTCTGCAGGGACTTATAGCAGAAGTCGTAGACGTCCAGTCCGGCCATGTCCGCGATCGCGAATGGACCAAAGAACGGCAAACGGAAGCCGAACGTCGTACGGACCAGGGTGTCGACGTCGTCGGCTGTTGCGATCCCCTGCTCCACCAGCTGCGCAGCCTCGTGGAAGAGCGCGTACTGCAGCCGGTTGAGCACGAAACCGGTGACGTCCTTGACGACGGCGGTTTGCTTTCCGGCCGCGTGGACCAGTTCGCGGGAAGCAGCCACAGTCTCCGGCGTGGTGCCGGCGTGGGGAATGATCTCGACGCCGGGAATGAACGGCGACGGGTTGGAGAAGTGGACGCCCAGGAATCGCTCGGGAGCTGCGACGGCCTCGGCGAGAGCGGCAATGGAGATCGTGGAGGTGTTGGAGCCGATCAGCGCGTCCGGACGGGCGGCGGCGCTGATGCGGGCCAGGGTCTGGTGCTTGATGTCGAGGACCTCTGGGACGGCTTCTTCGATGAAGTCGGCGTCCGCCACGGCCTCTTCGATATCCTTGGCGGCCCACAGATTGGCCTTCAGGATTGCCGTGGAACCTTCAGGAAAGAGTCCAGCGGCCACGAATTCGTCCGACTCCACCAGCAGGCGGTCGTAGTTCTTCTGCGCGATTTCGGCGGACACATCCGCCAACGCCACGCGTGCCCCGCCGAGGGCCAGGACCTGCGCGATCCCGCCGCCCATGTAACCGGAGCCGACGACGGCGATCTTCCGGGCGGACGTCGTGCCCGCGGGGGTTTTCCGGGTTTCAGTCATGTCACACTGCCTTTGTGTAATCGGGCTCGTAGGAGCAAATGGCGTCCACCTTGGCGGCGGAAGGTGATGTTTCGTCGAAGTGGTGGCCCAGCCATTCGCCCACCAGTTTCTTGGCCAGTTCCAAGCCAATCACCCGCTGTCCCATGGTCAGGACCTGGGCGTTGTTGCTCAGGACCGAGCGCTCCACGGAGTAGCTGTCGTGCGCGGTGACGGCCCGGATTCCGGGGACTTTGTTGGCCGCGATGGCCACGCCCAGGCCCGTGCCGCAGATCAAGAGGGTACGGTCTGCTTCGCCCTCGGCAACTTTGCGCGCCGCGTCCACGGCAACGTGCGGGTAGGCGGTGGAGTCGTTGGCGCCGACGCCCACGTCCTGCACCGACGCCACCCGGGGATCGGCCTCAAGCAGCGCCATGAGTGCCTGCTTGTATTCGACGCCCGCTTCGTCATTGCCGACGACAATCCGCCAGCCCGCTGATGTGGTCATGATTGAACTCCGTTTCCTGCCGGGGGCGCCAGCTGTGAATCGATATGTTGTGAGATCCTCGCCGTGATGAGCCCGAAGGAGACCGCGCCAGGATCAGGGTGGCCCAAGCTCTTCTCCGCGAGCGGACGGGCCCGGCCCTTGAGCGGACGCAAACGCGCCGTCTCAGCTGCCGCGGACTCGGCCGCCGCAGCAGCTACCGCAAGGGCCCGGTCAACCGGGGCTCCGGCGTCGAACTCTGTGAGGAACGCGTCCCGGAACGGCAGCAGCGCGTCCACCATGGTCTTATCGCCGGGTTCGGCTTTGCCGAGCTCCGTGATCGCCGAAACGAACGCAGTGACGGCGGCCGCCGCGTCCTCGCCCGAGTAGCCCGTTTTATTGCCGAGCGCCTGCCCGGCCGCAATGATCGCCGAGCCCCACAGAGCGCCGGAGGTGCCGCCAGCACGTTCGCTCCAGGCCTCCCCCGCCGCCGTCAGGATCCGACCGACCGAGGCTCCGATTGCCGTTTCGGCTGCAGTGAAAGCCGCGTCCACGCCGCGTCGCATGCCGATGCCGTGGTCGCCGTCGCCGGCAATCGCGTCCAGCTTGCCGAGTTCTTCTTCATGCTCGACGACGACGTCCCGCACCTGGGCGAGCACGGCCACGGCCTGCCGGCCGAGTCCGGCAGCAGCCGCGGTGGGCTGCTCGACGTCGGACTCGTCCACCGCGGTGACGCTCCCTTGCTTGCGGAGCGGGCGGGGCGCGAGGTTGCCCTTGCGGAAAGCCGGGGTGTCCGCGGGTGCTGCCCAATACTGTTCGAGCTCCTCGTCCAGCCACAGCAGTGTCAGCGAGAGTCCGGACATGTCCAGGCTTGTCACGAGCTCGCCGCACTCGGGCTCGACCACCGTGAGTCCTGCTTTGCTGAGGAGCTTCTCGATCTTGCCGAAGAGCAGGAAGAGTTCGTCGTATTTGACGGTGCCGAGGCCGTTGACGATGGCCACCACTCGGTTTCCGGCGTCGTCCGGTTTGTCCTTGAGGAGCTTGGAGACAAGCAGCTCGGCGAGCTCGGAGGCGGTGGGCATTTTGTGTTCGGAGATGCCAGGCTCACCGTGGATGCCCAGGCCGAGGGACATCTGGCCCGCCGGAACGTGGAACAGCGGATCCGCGGCGCCCGGAAGGGTGCAACCGTCGAAGGCCACCCCCAGCGAGCGTGTGCGGTAGTTCGTCTTGATGGCCAACCGCTCGACGGCGTCGAGGTCCAGTCCCGCTTCGGCCGCGGCACCGGCGATCTTGAAGACCGTGAGGTCGCCCGCGATCCCCCGCCGCTTTTCGATCTGGTCCAACGGCGCGCTGGCGATGTCGTCGGTAACAGTCACGGTACGGGTCTCGATGCCTTCGGCGTTGAGCCGCAACTGTGCCTGGCCGAAGTGCAGCACGTCGCCGGCGTAGTTGCCATAGCTGAGCAGGACACCGCCACCGGCGTTGGCTGCCTTGGCCACCCGGTACACCTGGCCCGCCGCCGGGGAGGCGAACATGTTGCCGCACGCCGAGGCCGTTGCGAGGCCCGGTCCGACCAGTCCAGCGAAAGCAGGGTAGTGTCCCGAGCCGCCGCCCACCACCAGGGCGACCTGCCCGGTGGGGACTTCGGTGGACCGGACCACGCCGCCGTCCACCCGGGCAACGTAGCCGCGGTTGGCGGCGACGAATCCGTCCAGGGCATCGTCCGCGAAATCTGCGGGGTTGTCGAAAATCCTTGTCATGGTTCTAGACGCCAGCCAGTTGGGAGGATGCTGGCTGGATGGAGCCGGAGGGCTGCTGCCGGCCCTGGGCGACCTGGCTCTGGCCGAGGACGTAGTTCTCTGTCTTCGGAAGGACCTGTCGCCGGAGGTATTCCTGGTTGCTCGCCGTGACGCTGAGCCCGTCGCCGCCGTAGTGCTCGGTGCACAAGATGCCCTGGAAGCCCACCGAGAGCGCGAGTTTGAAGGCTTCGCGGTAGTTGATGAGGCCGCTCTCCATCGGCGCGGGCATGGTGATGTAGCTATCACGGGCGACGTCTTCGTCGCGGATGTAGTTCTTCATGTGCCAGTAGTTGGAGTACGGCAGGGTCTTGGCCACCATCTCGCGCCAGTCCTCGATGGGACGGTG is part of the Arthrobacter ramosus genome and harbors:
- a CDS encoding ribose-5-phosphate isomerase, with amino-acid sequence MTTSAGWRIVVGNDEAGVEYKQALMALLEADPRVASVQDVGVGANDSTAYPHVAVDAARKVAEGEADRTLLICGTGLGVAIAANKVPGIRAVTAHDSYSVERSVLSNNAQVLTMGQRVIGLELAKKLVGEWLGHHFDETSPSAAKVDAICSYEPDYTKAV
- the dhaL gene encoding dihydroxyacetone kinase subunit DhaL encodes the protein MTRIFDNPADFADDALDGFVAANRGYVARVDGGVVRSTEVPTGQVALVVGGGSGHYPAFAGLVGPGLATASACGNMFASPAAGQVYRVAKAANAGGGVLLSYGNYAGDVLHFGQAQLRLNAEGIETRTVTVTDDIASAPLDQIEKRRGIAGDLTVFKIAGAAAEAGLDLDAVERLAIKTNYRTRSLGVAFDGCTLPGAADPLFHVPAGQMSLGLGIHGEPGISEHKMPTASELAELLVSKLLKDKPDDAGNRVVAIVNGLGTVKYDELFLLFGKIEKLLSKAGLTVVEPECGELVTSLDMSGLSLTLLWLDEELEQYWAAPADTPAFRKGNLAPRPLRKQGSVTAVDESDVEQPTAAAAGLGRQAVAVLAQVRDVVVEHEEELGKLDAIAGDGDHGIGMRRGVDAAFTAAETAIGASVGRILTAAGEAWSERAGGTSGALWGSAIIAAGQALGNKTGYSGEDAAAAVTAFVSAITELGKAEPGDKTMVDALLPFRDAFLTEFDAGAPVDRALAVAAAAAESAAAETARLRPLKGRARPLAEKSLGHPDPGAVSFGLITARISQHIDSQLAPPAGNGVQS